Sequence from the Nasonia vitripennis strain AsymCx chromosome 5, Nvit_psr_1.1, whole genome shotgun sequence genome:
TTGAGTTTCCCCACATCACAACCTCGAACAATGCGGTTGCTCTTGGTTTTTTCGAAGCCATGTTGGTGTTTGTCTTTAAAATGTAGCAAGAAATGAATGTACGCAAGTGCGCGAATAACACACTCACGAaatcaaaaaaagaatttatttattaaacgtTTCGAAGTATTTTAGTCGTAAATAGCACTTTACAGAGAGAAGTTTACACTACGATGCGTTATGCGTGCACGCCACGACGTTCGTTTGGCAACTACCTTACGCACGGCTTTCGTACTCTGAGCGTCGCATTTTGTTTACTCTGGTGGAGGGTCCCTGTACTAATTTCCTGCGCATGCGCTTAATTTTATACCTGAAGTCGGTGCACCTGGAATACAGCGTGGGATTTTATAGCGAATTTATAGCTCCGCCGGCTCGATGAGCATATTTCTTAGTTTAAGCTCTACAGCTATGTCACGTGCAAAGACATGCACACGCTCACACTTAGAACAGCATAGACATCGGGTAGGCGACAGGGCCATAAACCGTGCGGAGAGAAACACCCGCCCAGGGTCTGTTTATGGCCTAATATAGACTGTTCGAATAGGCCTCGAAGGCGGAAAAGGGTCGGCGGGGAAACGCGTTGCGATGATCCACTGTTTATTCGGTGCCATAGAGCAGAAACTGTACCTATAGAGGTATTACAGGAGGAATTCTTAGAACAGCCTGCACTACCTGGCCCACCCACGTTCTCTGTTTTTGCACAGAGCTGACTTTATCTGTACCTCCCATCAGCAGTACACACTTTCACTGCTACTGCTGAAGTGCATGTCCCGCACCTTCAATAATTTGTTCAAACCATGTAATTATTTCGGTTATGCATTTagatttttactataaattaattttacgttAGCTTCTGAACTATTCAATTCACTGCATATGTATGCGTGCGCGGTAGGTTCTCTCTCAAAGCATGCAGGATTACAATGCAGTTTTTCGTCGGAATCGTACAGTATCGACACGCGATTCTCCCATCTAATTAATCGCGTTTCTAAGGCGTATAAGAGGTCCTTTTTTGTCGTTCAAATGAATAAAAGCATATTGGGGTCGGTTTTTGCATGCTCAAtgcttgtttttttatttatcagagAGACAGTTTTTATGAGTGTTTAATAAATAAcgactttttaaataaaatttgataaacgATTGCAATTAAGATTACGTGAACTTTGTTACTGTTGGCAAATTCGTTTCAGAGAGGCAAAAAGGGGTTGACAAGCCGATCCCCGCGTGTTGGCGATGCGTGTGGGAGACTTCTTTTGTGCGGCTCCGTTTTCTAGCTTGAGCGTACGTTGATCCGACATCGCGTCGCGACCGGGCATGTAATATATGACTGTGTACACTCTTGCTTTCAATAGACTCGAGAGTGCAGCAGCTTTGTCGACACCCTTCGCTGCTGCTACGTCTTTTCGTAATAGACGGACTGAATTTTTCTGATAACGCTTGCGGTTTTATAGAAACGCacaagtaaatttttttacgaaagAAATTTACACATAttcgaatttaaaaaaagctcCATTCATTTTATACGTATGAATTATACTGGAAACGATGTAGGTCAGCATTACGTACGGCGATTCTCAGAACgatttttatttgcattatagaTTACGTGAGGAGATTCAACAAgcttataatatattaatgcTAATAATCGGTATTTACATATATCAGAGACGAGGGTCGCATACTGTAGGCCAAAGCAAGTGCGTATACTATATAACATGTGGTAATCGTTGCACTTGGTTTGCAGGGTCAGCACCAGGTAATTATGAGGTGTCTTACCCGCCGGTGACGACATGCCTTGAGCGATAATGCTGCTGGCAAGCGTCGCGTCGATACCGACGATCACCGGCGCCATCGAGGAGGAATACGCTATCAGCGAGGCCAACAGCGGTCACTGCGATGGCTACGTTACCGATCACACGGATCTCGCCTCGGATATCGACGAGTCCGAGTATCGGCGCGAGCTCCTCAACGACGTGAGTTTTACTGAGGGTGCACGCACCTGATTCCTGTTTCCCTTCTGCCCGTTGAAATATCCGCACGGGGTACCTGCTTTATCGATGGCTAATATGCCAAGTTGTGCGTACTGCTTTTTTGAATTGCAGGGCTGCGGGATAACGTTTTGAGCCTCTTAGCGAATTCTTAAAGTTAATAGTATttgtgatttaaaaaaaataaaatcacacGTATTAAtgcgtaaattttaattaaagtatCAGTAAGACTTGTAAGatcaaaaaaaatcaaatgcaTTTTTTAGACTTTTCTCGTTTTCAATAAAGCCAACAAGTCATTGttagtatttaaaaaaatcaagctaATATAAACGTTCAGTATTCAATTGTCTTATCTCTTTCAGAAATGGAGACTGCTCTTCGACAAGGTACGACACAATTTTCATAACGAATCAATTAGGTACTTCAATAAACTGCTGTACACGAAAATGTGTGTACAATTCCAGTACGACCCCGAGGGCTTCGGTGAGATTCCTGTCGAGGATTTTTTAAAAGCGCTGAGGAGCCCGGACTGGTTGGCGGAAATCCCAGTCAACAAAAGGGACATTCTTCTTCTGAGAGCGAGGGAATCCCGCGTCGAGGCCATCACGTTCCAGGACTTCGTCAATGTGGTGAGTACTTGTTTATTTATgattaatttgaattttaaaataacaaaattctTGAAAATACTATTTAACGTATTTTGCATAGGGCAGTCGCCTTTGGGACTTGAACAGTAGTAGTATAGGTCAGCGTAATAATCAACTTATAGGCGCCTGTGTAAGGGTAACCATTCATGCGTCTCTGTATTGCGAAGCTCTCGACCCttggaaagaaagaaaatgtaaGGCGCAGCGCGAATAAGAGAAGCCTTACGCTCGTGAATGAACGCGGCAGTGGCACACTTTATTTCAATTCAAAGTCGATTAAAGTCGTTTCGTAATCTTAGAGCGAATGCAAATGAATATTACAATAGAGTCGTGGGCTTTGTGCTCGGAAGACAAACGCTTTTTAGGatcgttatatttttaaatacaaaatcCTAGTCAAGAATAAATGCTATTCGTTGCAAACCGCAATATACCATTCTGTCAGTTCAAATAACGCTTCCAGCCCAGCGCAGATTAAGAACCGCGCGGCAACAAATCCGACAAGCCGCATTGAAAGCGAGCGACACAAGAGACGCAAAAAGGTTGAAACCCGCGCGCAGTTTCGCCAAAGGGCTTACGAACATCTAGCCCGCTTTATATTTGAGTTGCTTTCCCATCGTTACACCGGAAAACTGGTCTTTACATAGAGCGAGGAATTTGTCGGACAATACGAGCGTCCGAAAGTACCGACAGATAAATATCTACACGGGAATAAATTGCCGATGTCGAATCTGCAATAGGCCCCCGGGACGACCTATAGCTAAAGACGTTTCCTTTGTCGGTTCGCCGACGAGTTTCGGACCTTCTTCCactacgattttttttccgtgtttctctcttttttctgtCCGTCAGTCGCTGTTGAGTGGCGGAAAATTGCTGCGGTTTGCCCGGAGCAAAGCAGGCGGAAAATTGTCGGCGACGAATAAGTAAATGCGATTTTCGTGAATCAGTCAAGTTGAGCGGAATAACGCGGGTTTCTGTGATTTATCGAGAAGAGGTGCTCTAGAGAATCAGATTAGTATCTGTTATTCGATTTTACGGATTTTCTTCGTTTGTTCTTTCTCGTCTGATCTTACGCGATAGCAGAATATAGACGTATTCATTCGATCGAAAGTACGGCAAAAAATCTCTCTAAGCAAACACGATTCCCCCGTAGATTCTCACGCCTATTTCGCAGTAGTGTAGAACGCATACCTGTCTCGGCTCACGAATACACGCgcggcgaaaataaaaaccaaCATCATAATTACCGAGCTCTGCTAAATGAGCGTAAAAAAGAAGGAAGCCTCACGCGAATTTACACATCGCATCGCGACGGAATAGACCGCACGTAGTCCGGTTCCAGGAAGAGAAGGACGCCGGCGTGTTATCCCGCACACCTACCGCAGaggaagagagggagagagagagagagagagagagagagagagagagagagagagagagagagagagagagagagagggggggagagagacGAGGAGCCCGTTTTCGGCGGCGTCGCCGGGCTATCTTTTGCGAGAACGATCCTTGATTTACGAGCGCAAACAAGGTGGTCTCCGTTGATGGCTTCTCGCGGACTCTGATTGCAAACGAGAGAGCCTGTATGTGtgaacgtgtgtgtgtgtatgatgGGGAGTCAAATTTCGTTTTTTGGAGCAGGCGACGCCAAAGGGGGTTCGTTTACTTGCCGTCGCAGTTTGCAAAAGTTAATTAATGagttttgcatttttatcattttattaataagAGTCTTGAATATTTTGATGAACCTGAGACGATTTTTGCACTTGAtccaaaaaacaaaatattattctatTGGCCTAATAAACTTACAAAAtccttttgaaaaaaaaataatccatcACGGCTAATTTTACGAAATAGGTAATCCTGTCACACGATTCGGGCTTAGCATCCTTTCCCGGCTCATCTCATCCGAATTTGTCAAAACTGAAAACCAAAGATAAACAGTAACCCGAAACCCTTAATTCTCTCGCCGAGATTCGCAGAAAATTTTGTCGGCCTGCCGAATGGCGCGCGTTTCGCATAGATCATTAGTTAAACCCTAAGGAAAATATTGACAAT
This genomic interval carries:
- the LOC103317829 gene encoding uncharacterized protein LOC103317829 encodes the protein MLLASVASIPTITGAIEEEYAISEANSGHCDGYVTDHTDLASDIDESEYRRELLNDKWRLLFDKYDPEGFGEIPVEDFLKALRSPDWLAEIPVNKRDILLLRARESRVEAITFQDFVNVGSRLWDLNSSSIGQRNNQLIGACVRVTIHASLYCEALDPWKERKCKAQRE